The genomic window TTCAAGGTTTTATCTTGCTAATAAAGTTTAGTGGTAATTCCTCCCGCAGCAGGTGAGTTCAGTCGTTAGACCATCGCGAGTAATCGAGGAGGATTGGATAAATAAAGGTTAACTCCTGAACCTGTCAAAAACAGGTTTTATCCGAGAACGTTCATAATTTATATTATACGAGAGGGAGGTAGATATTATGCAAGTTGAAGCAATTAAACGAGAGGATGGATTATATATTCCCATGATCGATATCGTGAAAACGATGCCACAACAGAAAATTTGGGTGGATATCGAAGTAATCGAACCCACTGAAGAGACTGACGGCTATGCGTTGCTTGATCAAATGATTGGCTTATGTCACACCAATCAAGAGGATGCCTCAGTAAATCATGATAAGATTTTATATACAAGGGGTGCAGCATGATTTTTGTCGATACAGGAGCGTGGATTGCTCTAACCGATAGTAACGATCACTATCATAAAGAGGCAAATCGGCTCTATAACCGGTTGAAGCAACAACGTGCCTATTTACTCACAACAGATTATGTTCTTGACGAAACCGTGACTCGACTAAGGTATGATAGCAGTCATCATATCGCCATTCGATTTCTGGATATTATCACCTTGACGAGTAAAACAGGCGTTTTACGCGTGGTGTATATTGATCACGACCTTTTTCAAGAATCGATCGCCGTATTTCGTCAATATGAAAGTACACTCTTATCATTGACTGATTGTGCCAATTTTGTTGTGTGTCAACGCTATAACATTCATGACGCGTTTGGGTTTGATCGTCATTTCCCAATGATGGGAATAAGT from bacterium includes these protein-coding regions:
- a CDS encoding PIN domain-containing protein, whose product is MIFVDTGAWIALTDSNDHYHKEANRLYNRLKQQRAYLLTTDYVLDETVTRLRYDSSHHIAIRFLDIITLTSKTGVLRVVYIDHDLFQESIAVFRQYESTLLSLTDCANFVVCQRYNIHDAFGFDRHFPMMGISLIS